The Leclercia adecarboxylata region ACTGGGCTTACCATATTTCAAACAGTCATTGCTCAAAGAGGTAAGAAGGGGCAGGTACCAGCTAATCTGCACTACAGAAAAAAAACCAACATGCTGGTCTGGCAAAAAACTTCCCGAAAAACCAACCTCTTTGAAAGCTAGTTCATAAAGATTTAAACTGCTCGCTTAAATCCACACTGGTCCAATTTTGAAAATTTATTGTGTTTTTAAAAGAAATTACAGTGAGGGTTATTAGCCAGTAGGTCGGAGTTTTATATAATACCCAAAAACACAGGAGGTATTATGAAAACCAATCTGGCCTATGCATCTAATTGCTCCGATTCTGTCTACTCCTATATTTATCAGGCACTGCAACAACGCTCTGGTGCCGAGAATGAAAGCCTTTATCAGCAGGCCATTTCCAGCTGCTGCACAGATAAACAAAAAAAGAAACTGGCCGGGTATTATGCCGGTCCATGGCAGCTGCTATTCAACGCGTGGTGTAACAATCGCGTCCCTAACACAGCGGTGCTGGCCCTTTTACTCCAGCAGTGCTTATCTCATTTCCAGTGCGAAGAAGTGATCGCAGCCTGGCAGTAACCCTATCAAGCCCCTTCGTATAGCGGAGGGGCAGGAGATATCTCATGTACAGAAACGACAGAAACGTGGATTCCTTCAACCTGGTTAATGCTCTTCAGCCGGTCTTTCGTAACACCGGCTGTGGGATGTTTGAATATGATCGTAAAAAGCAGAATGAAACCGCTGATTCAATCTTACGAGCGTTGGCGTTAAATGCCGATTTCGCGAGGGCCTTAAAACAGTACGTCCGGATTAATTCTGTACGACGGGTTGTTCAGTTCGATGACGGCTCGGTTCGCTATGGTATTCATGCCGAATTTGAAGGGCATAATAAAATTAATTCCTTCCGTATTTTTAAAGATGAAGATACAGACGCATTTGACTCCTATTTTTATTCGGTTTGCGATAATAAAGCTGAGCTGGTGGATTTTAAAATGGACTCTCTCGATATTCAATTGCAGGCAGTTTTTGAAAAGGTGACAGGTATTTTTCTGTCACATTAAATATTCAAATTTTCAATCCTCGGGCTGATAGACAAAAAACGCACTTTAGAATATAGATGAGATGAATATGAAAAACGTAAATATTTTGGATACCGATATTGCGGCCATTAATGCTCTTTCTGGCGTAGAACTGACTGACTTTCTCACTGCCGGGTATCAGGTAAACTGGTTAGGAGAAAGGGAGGTTTCGCTGGTGGGCTTTCCGTGTTTAGCAAGCAACAAGCAGCCGGTAGAAGTTGGTCCCGGCATTTTCATTAATCGCGTGTACAGCAGAGACAGCCAGTCTCTGAGCGGGAAATTGCGCTATGACCTGTCTAATGGTCTGGCAACGAGTGCATTTTCATTTTTCTCCCAGTCAGGCTGGTATGGGGGATTCCGTGTCGTATCTTTCCGTGACAACGGGCCAGCTGCGTTAATCAACATTGGTATTGTCCATGAGAATGTTTTGAATGCATTTTGTGCTGACTTCCCCCGGGCCAATGTGAGCGTAACCCGTTTTCATTGTGGCATGACGCTTGAGCAGATCCGAATGTTCATTTCAGACACTGCTTACGATATGCCGCTTTATAACAACGAGTCTGACTTTCGCAGGCTCGCCAGTTAGCATGGAGGCTGACTTCAGTGCTTACGCCTAAAAGCCGGTGAGCGAGGTGGCGGAACCGGTTGGCTTCGCCCAGTCTTACTTACTTCTCTCAAGGTACTGCGCTGCAAGCGTACGTAAAAAAAGTAAGTAGCTAAATGGCGTGAGCGATTAGTTCTATACGGGAAGAAGTCATAGTATTCTGAAATGATAGTTATCTCATACGAACGATAGTAATGGAGTTTCTTAATGGGCGTTGATATCTGCTGGCGATTTCAAAGGGAAGAAAAGCCTGGTAAATGGATTAATTTATCAAGCAATTATAAAGGGGACCGATCATATCTCCACTTTGCCTGGCTCGGATTTGATGTAGATCGTGAAAGGGCGAGCACATCAGCAGTTTTTATCCACGCATTACGCGGATTACCTGATGATATACCGTCCGAAGATGATGATTTATTCGGTGAACATTCATACTCATGGCTGACTTCGGAAGAAATTTTGTCAGCCATACCACCCGATAACGCCGGAGAGGTGATCCAGGAATTTGTCGAAGAAGTAAAGCGTCTCCACGTGGAGAACGGCAGCGTCCGTTTCGTCTTTGGATTTGAAGGGTAACCCGTAAGAAAGTAGCTATCTTACCCGGCTAGGTCTCCAATCTCTCAGATGCTCAAAGAGGGCCGGGCATGGTGCCCACACATCCCCTACCATTCCGATTTGATATTCGTCTAATACACCCTTTAAAGAAAACAAGCAGACGGCAATGAGACGTCGGATTAGCGTCAGCAAATATGAGACGTCAGTAGTCGATGTTTGTCCTGCGGAACGTGAATCTGTTTACAAGGGGTAAAGCCGTACCATCCATGAGGGCTCAGAGAGCCGGGGTCTCCTCCAGATCACTGGAAGTTATTGACTCTGGCAGGCCTATCCCTATGACTTTTTCCCGGATGGCAAATTAAGAGCGAACAGGGCCAAATTAGTACTCTTTTCTAAACGGAAATACTGAATCACCCTGATATAACTGGTCTCTCACAAGACAGGAGATCATCAATGGAACGTGTAATATTTTCAGTAATCTTTTTTATGATGCTGGGCGTACCTTTTTACCTTCTTTATAAAATTGCCCGGGACATTTTTGGTACCGCCGGTGCTGGTGAGCCTGCACAATTGCCTCAGGGCAAGCAAAGACGCTCAGGAGGCGCTGGTTCGGGTTCGATCTGGCAAGGACACCATCTACAGGGGAGCAGCCATTTGAACCCCCTCGGAGGTGATTGTAATGGTGAAAATAGCATAGCTGGTGGTTGTGATGGTGGCGGTGGAGGAGGTGACGGAGGTGGTGGTGGTGACTGATAGCCTGCAACTTTAACTATCAGGATGAAACCTATGTCCAGCAACCGGAAAAAGAATTCATTTCAACCGAAAAGCCCTGCCTTAAAGTGAAGCGTATTAAACGTGAAGGATGCTGAATTAGAGGGTATCGGTTTTATACTGAAGCGTAACTGGAAGAAGGATCTGAAATTAACTATTACGGAAAAGTAACTTTCTGACTCACCACGTACGCCCCTCGGTTATGCCATACAGTTTGATACGAAAACAGATCAGTAAGTAGATTGCTATACGCCGGAGAGAAGTCTATTTTTCATGCACCGAACCTGTTTGGCCTGCAATGGAAGCAGGTATAATAATCACATACAAAGGAGGGCATTATGAATACATTTTTATACGTGCTTTTGGCCTGGATTGTTGTGCTTTTTATCGCCAACAAACTGCTCGCAAGACGTAAGCCCAATACGGTTAAAATCCTGGTACAGCGCAACGGGAAAGCCGCAGAGGTTGATGCTGTAGTGGTTCAGGGTTCAAAGAGAGCTAACAACAGTTCTGTTGCGGACAGCGACGCGGTAGATAGTTATTTTGAAATGAATCCTTACTCCCGCGAAAACCAGGCGAATGGTTGGGCTATGCTGGCCAGAGACGATGACCAGCTTAAATAATCAGTTGAGTGTGATGTGTAAAGCAGCTTAAAACTCTAAATGGACGAACAGGGGAGGTGACAAAGATGACAACCAATACAACAACGACCACCTACCGCTCAGAAGAAATCGTGCCGTTCAGACGGCCCAAAGGGGATCTGGATAGTCGGTATATGCCTCAGGTGTATGCAATGGTGCGGAACTGGGCAAGTAACCCTGCTCAATATGGTGAGGGTGTACTGGCCTCCTACCGCCAACCGGCAGTAAACCTTGCCTACCAGGTAAAAGGAACTCGTGTTGTTTTAATTCTGGTACCAGTAGAGTGCGAGCCACCTGGAGTGATAATGACGGAAACAGTCCTGTGGCCGTCACTATCACTTGTAGAAGTCTTGCAGACCTTGCAGGAGGCCTGGCAAAATATTCCGGCGTTAAACCCCTGACGACTTCTGTCAATATCACCGGCTAGTGATTTACCTCTCTGCTGGTGGTCAGCCCGCCTAAGTTCAAATTATCTCTTTCTAAATTAGCCCGGATAAAAATCGGTCCCTCTAAAATAGCCTGCCCTGAGTAGGCTACGTCATACAAAGCGTTGGCCAGTCACCAGCTGGCTGGTGGCCATAATGCTCCACAGGATAAACCGTATCAGAACTACGCAAAGAAAAAGCCCCAACAATTTACCGATGGGGCCTTTTGCAGACATTTTACAGCCTTACCAATGATAGAGCGCTAAGGCTTCTGCTTAGTGAACAGACTTGCCCACAGATAATGGATAAAGTTGAGCAGAATGTATGTTACTCGTTGCTCGAATTTCATCGGGGCTTTGTACTTTGTCGTTATGTTATGAATATGAGTAAGGTCCGTATAGAGCCCTGGCGACTTCCTTGTTGACTTCAACACCGAACAGATGTGCTGAACAGACTCCGGTGTGAACAACCGTAGCCCTCGTCGTTGTTTGACTTTATGGATAAAATCGTCCATCCCCATACATAACCATTCCGGCTTGATGCCATCAAACTTACAACGTCCGTTTATGATGACGACATTGATACATTCCAGTTCTCTAGCCTTAAGAGCAGACTGAATAGCCCTGATGTGCCCCTGGTTTTGCTTAAACGGGTTCTGCAACTTGAGGGTTCGGGACTGAGTCCATTTCCGCCAGTGGCTTTCCTCCAGAGTACCGTAGAGCTTGCCTACGTAGTTTTTCTGCTCTATGACGTATATACCATGTGGGGCTACGAGAATGTGATCAACCTGCGTAGTGCTATGAGCCGACAACTGAAAGGTGAGATCACTAAGTAGCCCCTGAGCTTCTTCAGGAAGCCCAGATTCAATTGCCTTTGCAGTCCGCCGTTCCGCTATGGCAGAGGTCATAAATCCCAACAGACACAGCAACACGACGAAAATAAGGATAATGAAAGCTACCCCCGTAATGCTCCACAGCAGATTGAAAGCATCCATGTTACCTCACAGAGGGGTAGCTGGTGGCATTAACAGATTCTACTAAGCGGGTAGTGGTACCGGTAAGGCTCTCAATATTTGAAGACAGGCTCATCAGCATGCCGAGTGCAGAACGGAGATTACGATGAGGCTCATTGTAGTTTTTGAACGTGTCAGTGGAGTACATTTTTGAAAGACGTGTACGGATCTCTACTGACGTAAGATCTCCATCCACCAGGCCGTACTTAACTGCCTGAGGTGTTGGCCATACACGGCCTGAATAGAGAGAAACAGCATCGGCATCATGACGCGAGAGAAGCTTTTTACCCCGTCCAAGTTCAACATCAGTTATAAATTTTTCATGCATCGTGTTCAGGATCTCCTTCTGCATGAACTCCCTCGTTGAATCGGACAATGGGTGGAAGGGGTCAAGAGCATCTTTGAACTCACCGGCCGTAAGGGGCTCATTCTTGACGCCTACTGTGCTCATGATCTCTGACAGATTCCAGTGGTCCATACGCACACCGATAGAACCGATCAGGGCATTACTGTCGGCATAAATTGCATCAGCGGGCGATACCGCGTAATAGCATGCGGATGCGCATATGCCTTTCACACTAACGATGATTGGTTTATATGAGTCTGCGATATCAGAGAAAAAACGACCGGTACCGCTGGAGAGTACTTCGAGGGAGTTTTGCTTCGACCGTGCTTCATCGCCACGTTCTGTGCTCCCGGTTTTGTTACTCTTGTCAGCGGCTACAGATGAAAGAGAGCCACCGGCATCTGATACGCGTTCAATCTGTGGCTGGTGGTTTTTAAGCGCGTTTATCTGGCGGTAAATAATGATGGCGTCAGAGGGACCACCACCACCTGACTCTGCCTCGATAATAACTGCTTTGGCATGGGGATTATTGTAAGCTTTGGCAAGAGCTGTTGCGATCACTGTTCCATCGCCCGTTTCCGAGCCGGTACCCATCTCGCCAGAAATCCGTATTACAGCTATATGGTCTTTCTTCCCTTCAGCGTCCTGCCATTGTTCGTAAAGATTGTAGAAAGAAAACCCTACAGCGGTCATGGCAATTAGCGACATAGCAACTTTTGCCGTGGTATGAATGCGAAACATCTTATAAAAACGGTCAGCGTTATCATTGAGCGATTCTTTGATATTTGTAGGGGACTTCCTTTTTTTACTGCTTAACATCTGACCACCTTTACATGAGTTTTTGAAAGTTAGACCACAAGCGATTCAATGCAATTCCCAGTATCAATAAAGCGACTGGTGGGAAAAGTTGAGCGATATTGTTAAATAGTGACATATTTGGCATGACCAGGTAGACCATCGTTAAAGCACTGATCACCCAAAATGCTCGAAACCAAATACGATAAAACTGAACTGTAACCTTACCAAATACGTACCTCTTCAATTTCCACTGGTACATTCCATCTGCTAGCATGGCAAATAGAT contains the following coding sequences:
- a CDS encoding nuclease-related domain-containing protein translates to MDAFNLLWSITGVAFIILIFVVLLCLLGFMTSAIAERRTAKAIESGLPEEAQGLLSDLTFQLSAHSTTQVDHILVAPHGIYVIEQKNYVGKLYGTLEESHWRKWTQSRTLKLQNPFKQNQGHIRAIQSALKARELECINVVIINGRCKFDGIKPEWLCMGMDDFIHKVKQRRGLRLFTPESVQHICSVLKSTRKSPGLYTDLTHIHNITTKYKAPMKFEQRVTYILLNFIHYLWASLFTKQKP
- a CDS encoding S49 family peptidase, translating into MLSSKKRKSPTNIKESLNDNADRFYKMFRIHTTAKVAMSLIAMTAVGFSFYNLYEQWQDAEGKKDHIAVIRISGEMGTGSETGDGTVIATALAKAYNNPHAKAVIIEAESGGGGPSDAIIIYRQINALKNHQPQIERVSDAGGSLSSVAADKSNKTGSTERGDEARSKQNSLEVLSSGTGRFFSDIADSYKPIIVSVKGICASACYYAVSPADAIYADSNALIGSIGVRMDHWNLSEIMSTVGVKNEPLTAGEFKDALDPFHPLSDSTREFMQKEILNTMHEKFITDVELGRGKKLLSRHDADAVSLYSGRVWPTPQAVKYGLVDGDLTSVEIRTRLSKMYSTDTFKNYNEPHRNLRSALGMLMSLSSNIESLTGTTTRLVESVNATSYPSVR